From a single Glycine soja cultivar W05 chromosome 19, ASM419377v2, whole genome shotgun sequence genomic region:
- the LOC114399469 gene encoding uncharacterized protein At5g01610-like has translation MRSSIIFLCILVYLNVVAAELSAYDVLEKYDLPVGLLPKGATGYELNEKNGHFTAYLNGTCYFSIESYELKYKSTIKGVISKGKLSKLKGVSVKIEVLWLKIVELTRDGDDLQFSVGVASAGFSVDSFSESPQCGCGFACDNFNQNGDVSSL, from the coding sequence atgAGGTCTTCAATCATATTTCTTTGCATTCTGGTGTATCTGAACGTGGTAGCTGCGGAATTGTCAGCTTACGACGTTCTTGAGAAATACGATCTCCCAGTTGGGCTTCTTCCAAAAGGTGCCACAGGGTATGAATTAAACGAAAAAAACGGGCACTTCACAGCGTATTTGAATGGAACATGCTACTTCAGCATAGAGTCGTATGAGCTAAAGTACAAGTCCACCATCAAGGGAGTGATCTCCAAGGGCAAGTTGTCGAAGCTGAAAGGTGTTAGTGTGAAGATTGAAGTGTTGTGGCTCAAAATCGTGGAGCTAACTCGCGACGGCGATGACCTCCAATTCTCGGTGGGTGTTGCCTCTGCTGGCTTCAGCGTCGACAGCTTCTCCGAGAGCCCCCAGTGTGGCTGTGGATTCGCTTGCGACAATTTCAATCAAAATGGTGATGTTTCTTCTCTTTAG
- the LOC114398170 gene encoding 60S ribosomal protein L18-2-like, translated as MGIDLKAGGKSKKTKRTAPKSDDIYLKLLVKLYRFLVRRTGSNFNAVVLKRLFMSKVNKPPLSLSRLIRYTKGKEDKIAVVVGAVTDDIRVYEVPALKVTALRFTETARARIEKAGGECLTFDQLALRAPLGQNTVLLRGPKNAREAVKHFGPAPGVPHSHTKPYVRAKGRKFERARGRRNSRGFRV; from the exons ATG GGAATCGATTTGAAGGCAGGAGGTAAGTCCAAGAAGACCAAGCGAACCGCCCCCAAATCCGATGATATCTACCTCAAGCTTCTCGTCAAG CTGTACCGTTTTCTTGTTCGGAGGACTGGGAGTAACTTCAATGCTGTTGTCCTCAAGCGCCTTTTCATGAGCAAGGTCAACAAGCCCCCGCTATCCCTCTCTAGATTGATCCGTTACACGAAGGGAAAG GAGGATAAGATAGCTGTGGTTGTTGGTGCCGTGACCGATGACATTAGGGTTTATGAAGTCCCTGCTCTGAAGGTAACTGCCTTGAGGTTCACTGAAACTGCCAGAGCTAGAATTGAGAAGGCTGGTGGGGAGTGCCTCACCTTTGATCAACTGGCTCTTAGAGCTCCACTTGGCCAAAACACG GTTCTTCTTAGAGGTCCCAAGAATGCGCGTGAGGCTGTCAAGCACTTTGGACCAGCTCCTGGTGTGCCCCATAGCCACACCAAGCCCTATGTCCGTGCAAAGGGAAGGAAATTTGAGCGGGCCAGAGGAAGAAGGAATAGCAGAGGCTTTAGAGTTTGA